The Triticum aestivum cultivar Chinese Spring chromosome 7B, IWGSC CS RefSeq v2.1, whole genome shotgun sequence genome window below encodes:
- the LOC123160083 gene encoding 3-oxoacyl-[acyl-carrier-protein] reductase FabG, which produces MASSLPEKAGVPPWSRLEGQVVLVTGASSGIGRDFCLDLARAGCRVVAAARRADRLRSLCDEINASADAAVSHPWAVAVEIDVAAGGSAVEAAVQRAWDAFGRIDVLINNAGLRGGVHSSLDWPEDEWDKLIKTNLTGLWLVAKHVCKHMCDAKIKGSVINISSVAGLNRGNLPGSIGYASSKSAVHSVKKIMALELGAYGIRVNAIAPGIFQSEITAPLLQKRWLSTVVSKIVPLKTNGTTDPALTSLVRFLIHEKASYITGNIFIVDSGVTVPGVPIFSSL; this is translated from the exons ATGGCGTCGTCTCTGCCGGAGAAGGCTGGGGTTCCCCCGTGGAGCAGGCTGGAAGGGCAGGTTGTGCTGGTGACGGGCGCCTCCTCCGGCATCGGCCGCGATTTCTGCCTCGACCTGGCGCGCGCCGGCTGCCgggtcgtcgccgccgcccgccgcgccgacCGCCTCCGCTCCCTCTGCGACGAGATCAACGCATCCGCGGACGCGGCCGTCAGCCATCCCTGGGCTGTGGCCGTCGAGATCGACGTCGCCGCCGGAGGGTCCGCCGTCGAGGCGGCGGTGCAGAGGGCCTGGGACGCCTTCGGCCGCATCGACGTCTTGATCAACAACGCTGGCCTCCGAG GAGGTGTTCATTCCTCACTGGATTGGCCTGAGGATGAGTGGGATAAACTCATCAAGACAAACCTTACCGGATTATGGCTCGTCGCCAAGCATGTATGTAAACACATGTGTGATGCCAAGATAAAGGGTTCAGTAATCAACATTTCGTCTGTTGCTGGCCTAAACCGTGGCAATCTGCCTGGCTCCATTGGATACGCATCTTCCAAGTCAGCTGTGCATTCTGTCAAGAAG ATAATGGCTTTGGAACTAGGAGCGTATGGAATTAGAGTCAACGCAATTGCGCCTGGAATATTCCAGTCAGAAATAACTGCCCCTCTGTTGCAAAAGAGATGGTTGAGCACCGTAGTTTCGAAGATTGTGCCACTTAAGACAAATGGCACTACCGATCCAGCATTAACATCGCTGGTTCGTTTTCTGATCCATGAAAAGGCATCATATATAACTGGCAACATCTTCATCGTAGATTCAGGCGTCACCGTACCTGGTGTTCCAATATTCTCTTCTCTGTAA